The following proteins come from a genomic window of Lolium rigidum isolate FL_2022 chromosome 5, APGP_CSIRO_Lrig_0.1, whole genome shotgun sequence:
- the LOC124657049 gene encoding uncharacterized protein LOC124657049, with amino-acid sequence MKACKQIAAMGATATTDEADSKLAAKSDAIQLRKGKNAKGKLAVKSNGIEKPKTHDLSNVTRGLAVMNISLDMSEDEFLGLVTYQNIFWMGNFKGVYDKPSVDAIRRKAAENWKFFSDSEKAPYVAKGRVNKMHIAEAHEYCKTLKLKRVMINRMMNLKM; translated from the exons ATGAAGGCTTGCAAGCAGATCGCAGCCATGGGAGCCACAGCCACCACGGACGAGGCCGACAGCAA GTTGGCAGCGAAGAGCGATGCAATCCAATTGAGGAAGGGGAAGAATGCCAAGGGCAA GCTGGCGGTGAAGAGCAATGGAATAGAGAAGCCCAAGACCCATGACCTTTCCAATGTTACACGCGGGTTGGCGGTGATGAACATTTCACTGGACATGTCAGAGGATGAATTTCTTGGACTGGTCACCTATCA GAACATCTTCTGGATGGGCAACTTCAAAGGCGTCTATGACAAGCCGTCCGTAGATGCT ATTCGTAGGAAAGCTGCTGAAAACTGGAAATTCTTTAGCGATTCG GAGAAGGCCCCTTATGTAGCCAAGGGACGTGTGAACAAAATGCACATCGCTGAGGCTCATGAGTACtgcaag ACACTGAAGTTGAAGCGCGTGATGATAAACAGGATGATGAATCTGAAAATGTGA